One segment of Solanum lycopersicum chromosome 1, SLM_r2.1 DNA contains the following:
- the EIL2 gene encoding protein EIN3-like2, producing MMMFEDIGFCADLDFFPAPLKEAETVAAVPPIVPEPMMDDDDSDEEIDVDELEKRMWRDKMKLKRLKEMSKGKEGVDAVKQRQSQEQARRKKMSRAQDGILKYMLKMMEVCKAQGFVYGIIPEKGKPVTGASDNLREWWKDKVRFDRNGPAAIAKYQADNAIPGKNEGANPIGPTPHTLQELQDTTLGSLLSALMQHCDPPQRRFPLEKGVSPPWWPNGQEDWWPQLGLPNDQGPPPYKKPHDLKKAWKVGVLTAVIKHISPDIAKIRKLVRQSKCLQDKMTAKESATWLAIINQEEVLARELYPDRCPPLSSGGSSGTFTMNDSSEYDVEGAIDDPIFDVQEQKPNHLSLLNVNVEMFKEKLPLLQQSQPMKGDIFANLDFTRKRKPADDLTFLMDPKTYTCECLHCPHSELRNGFPDRSSRDNHQLTCLFRNTSQFVVPNFHMEEVKPVVFPQQYAEPKRASLPVNPAPPSFDTSGLGVPADGQRVINELMSFYESNVQGNKSSMAGNSVMSKEQPLQQPSIQQNNYLQSQGNVLEGSIFGDTNISANNSMFVQGDRFDQSKVLTSPFNASSTDDFNFMFGSPFNMQSTDLSECLSGISHDDVTKQDASVWY from the coding sequence ATGATGATGTTTGAAGACATTGGGTTTTGTGCTGATCTTGATTTCTTCCCTGCTCCGCTGAAGGAGGCGGAAACAGTAGCTGCTGTTCCACCAATTGTGCCGGAGCCGATGATGGATGATGATGATAGTGATGAGGAGATCGATGTGGATGAGCTGGAGAAGAGGATGTGGAGGGATAAGATGAAGCTGAAAAGGCTGAAAGAAATGAGCAAGGGCAAGGAAGGTGTTGATGCTGTCAAACAACGCCAGTCTCAGGAGCAAGCTAGGAGGAAGAAGATGTCCAGGGCTCAAGATGGGATCTTGAAGTACATGTTGAAGATGATGGAAGTCTGTAAGGCTCAGGGTTTTGTTTATGGAATTATCCCGGAGAAAGGCAAACCGGTGACTGGGGCATCGGATAATCTCAGGGAGTGGTGGAAGGATAAAGTGAGGTTTGATCGCAATGGACCTGCTGCGATAGCAAAGTACCAAGCTGACAATGCCATCCCTGGCAAGAACGAGGGTGCTAATCCGATTGGTCCAACCCCTCATACCTTGCAGGAGCTTCAAGATACCACCCTTGGTTCTCTACTGTCAGCTTTAATGCAACATTGTGATCCTCCTCAGAGGCGATTTCCATTGGAAAAAGGTGTATCACCTCCATGGTGGCCAAATGGACAGGAGGATTGGTGGCCTCAGTTGGGACTGCCAAATGATCAAGGTCCTCCACCTTACAAGAAGCCTCATGATCTGAAGAAGGCTTGGAAGGTTGGTGTCCTCACAGCGGTGATCAAGCACATCTCCCCTGATATTGCTAAGATACGCAAGCTGGTAAGGCAATCGAAGTGCTTGCAGGATAAGATGACAGCAAAGGAAAGTGCAACTTGGCTTGCCATCATCAATCAGGAGGAAGTTTTGGCTCGCGAACTTTATCCTGATCGCTGTCCACCTTTGTCCTCAGGTGGTAGTAGTGGAACCTTCACTATGAACGACAGCAGTGAGTATGATGTTGAAGGTGCTATTGATGACCCTATCTTTGATGTTCAAGAGCAAAAACCAAACCATCTCAGTTTGCTGAATGTCAATGTTGAGATGTTCAAGGAGAAGCTGCCTCTGCTACAGCAGTCTCAGCCAATGAAGGGTGACATTTTTGCCAACTTAGATTTCACTCGCAAGAGGAAGCCGGCTGATGACTTGACTTTCCTGATGGATCCGAAGACATATACTTGCGAGTGTCTTCATTGCCCTCATAGTGAGCTTCGCAATGGTTTTCCAGACAGATCCAGCAGAGACAATCATCAGCTAACTTGCCTCTTCAGGAATACTTCTCAATTTGTAGTTCCAAACTTTCACATGGAGGAGGTCAAGCCAGTTGTCTTCCCTCAACAGTATGCTGAGCCAAAGCGGGCTTCGCTTCCGGTCAACCCAGCTCCACCCTCCTTTGATACATCTGGACTTGGGGTTCCTGCAGATGGGCAGAGGGTGATCAATGAGCTTATGTCATTCTATGAAAGTAATGTGCAAGGAAACAAAAGTTCAATGGCGGGGAACTCTGTGATGTCCAAAGAGCAGCCTCTTCAACAACCTAGCATTCAACAGAACAATTACCTTCAAAGCCAAGGGAATGTGTTGGAGGGAAGCATCTTTGGGGACACCAACATTTCTGCTAACAACTCCATGTTTGTGCAGGGTGATCGGTTTGATCAGAGCAAGGTTTTAACTTCACCATTCAATGCAAGCTCTACTGATGATTTCAATTTCATGTTTGGATCTCCATTCAACATGCAATCCACTGATCTCTCTGAATGTCTTTCTGGGATTTCACATGATGACGTGACGAAGCAAGATGCCTCGGTTTGGTACTAG